From the genome of Streptomyces ficellus:
GTACGCGAACCGTTCGTCGGTCACGTCGTCGGGGACGAAGGTGTCGCTGCGCGTGCCGATGCCGGGCAGCCGGCGTTCCAGGGCGGCGCGCTGGGACTCGCGGAAGTAGTAGCCCTGGTTGTCGCGGTAGCGGCCTCCGCAGGGCCAGCCGTCGGGGTCGAGGAGGACCAGGGTGTTCTGCTGGTGGGCCTCCAGGGCCACGCCCGCGGTGCCGTCGAGCCGGAGGACCGGGCGGACAACCTGGTCGAGGTAGCGCAGGAACCACTCGGCGGCGACGGCTCCGGTGGGGCGGCCCGTGCGGGCGGCGAGCCGGGACACGATGACGGCCAGGCGCGACCGCATGCGGAGGTTCCCGGGCCAGGGGCGCGGGGCGGTGAGGCCCGCGACGCAGACGGCGTCGTCCCCGGGGCCGAAGGGGTTGTGGCGGAGCATCACGTCGAGTCCGGGGACCGGTTCGCCGTCCTGGGTGTCCACGGCGAGCCACGCCGGGTCGCGGACGATGTCGAAGCCGGGGTTGGCGGCCTGCCACTCCTCGGCGAGGCCGGTGCGCAGCAGCCGGTGGACCTCGACGCCGCGGTGGAGCTCCTTGCGCAGGTTCTCACGGCGGGAGTTGGTGATCCGTACGCCGAGGGACAGCTTCAGCATGGCGGGGGCGCCGGGCCGGTGGACGGTCCGGACGGAGGAGGTGGGGTGCCAGGGTTCGCCGTGGGGGCCCAGGTCGTGGAGCAGGCCGGCGGAGAGCAGCGCGGCGACGGCGGGGCGGTGCTGCAGGTCGCGGGCCTGCCAGGGGTGCAGGGGCAGGGCCACGGTGTCGCCGGGGAGGGCGAGGTCGCCGCCGGCGAGGCGGGCGGTGAGGTGCCCGGCGCTGCGGGGGCGGCCCTGTTCGGTCCAGGCGGAGTCGGTCGCCAGGACGGAGCGGTCGACGGCCATCCAGTGCAGCGGGAAGGAGCCGCACGACTCGGGCGCGTAGCGGGCGGCTTCGGCGTCGGAGAGGCCCTCGCGGCTCTTCGGCGTCGGGTGGAGGGGGTGGCCGAGCAGCAGGGACTGTTCGGCGGTGAGGAAGAGGTCGGCGTCGTGGGCGGGGCCCGGGTGCGCGCGCCGGTGGGCGATGAACCCGGCCGTGCGGCGGGTGGAGTCGGCGACCCTCCCGACCAGGTCGGCGCCCTCTCCCCGGTCCGCGGCGGGGGCTGCCCCGTGGTCGCCGCCCGGCGTCGCCGACTCGCGGCCGATGAGGGCGGCGACGGTCACCGCGTCCACGGGCGGGGCGGTGGGCGGCGCGCCTTCGAGGGTGGGCCTGCCGAAGCGGTGCCAGCCGGTGGGCGACCAGTAGTGGACCGGGACGAGAAGGGCGGCGCCGCTGGCGTGGAGGGGGACGCGCAGGGTCCTGCCGGGCGGCTGGGGGAGGCCGGTCTCCCGTGCCCAGCAGCGGAGGAGGTTCTCGACGGTCGCCGCGTCGGCGGCGCGGTGCGCGTCCGGGTCGTCGAGCGGGTCGGGGTGCTCGGCGTGCGCGGGGCCGGGCTGGGCGGCGGGCAGGTCTTCGTACCCTCCCGCGTGCTGGCGCGGCACGGTCGTGGACTCGACCGGACGGGGACTGCCGGGGACGCTGCCGGGGACGATGGGCGGGCCGTCGGCTCCGGGGGCTTCGGGCACGGGAGTGGGGTTCACGGCGGGGTCTTTCTGGTGAGGAGGTCCGGGTTCAGCGGGACGGTCCGAAGGCGGTCGCGGCGGAGGAGGTCGTGGGGGACGAGGCCGCGTGCGGGGAGGCGGTGCGGGAGGAGGCGCGTTCGGCGGCGTCCAGGGCGTCGGCGAAGCGGTCGAGGACGGCCACGGCCTGTTCGTCGGTGATCGTCAGCGGAGGGAGGAGGCGTACGACCGCGTTGTGTCGGCCGCCGAGCTCGACGATGAGGCCGCGTTCGAGGCACTCGCGCTGGACGGCCGCGGCGAGGGCCGGAGCCGGCGGGGGTACGTCGGCGGCGGCGTCCGGGACGACCAGCTCGACGCCGATCATCAGGCCCCGGCCGCGGACGTCCCCGATGCAGGCGTGGGCGGCGGCCAGGCCGTGGAGCTGGCCCAGCATGCGCGCGCCGAGCGTCGCCGCCCGCTCGGCCAGCCGGTTCTCGCGTACGAACGCGAGGGTGGCCGCGCCGGCCGCCATCGCGAGCTGGTTGCCGCGGAAGGTGCCGGCGTGGGCGCCGGGCTGCCAGACGTCGAGGCCCGACCGGTAGACGATGACGGCCAGCGGGAGGGAGCCGCCGATGGCCTTGGACATGACCATCACGTCGGGGACGACACCGCTGTGCTCCACCGCCCAGAAGGCGCCGGTGCGGCCGACTCCGGTCTGCACCTCGTCGGCGATGAGCGGGATGGAGCGGCCGGCGGTGATCCGGCGCATCCGGCGCATCCAGCTGTCGGGCGCGGGGATGACGCCGCCCTCGCCCTGGACGGGTTCGACGATCATCCCGGCCGGGGTGGGGACGCCGGACTTGGGGTCGTCCAGGAGGCTCTCGGTCCAGTGGGCGGCGATGTCGGCGCCGCGCTCCCCGCCGACGCCGAAGGGGCAGCGGTAGCCGTACGGGTAGGGCAGGCGCGTGACCCGTACGTCGGTGGCGCCGCCGGAGACGTCCAGCGCGCCGGCCGTCATGCCGTGGTACGCGCCGGTGAAGGCGAGCAGACCGGCGCGCCCGGTCGCGTTGCGCACCAGTTTGAGCGCCGCCTCGACCGCGTCCGTGCCGGCCGGGCCGCAGAACTGGATCCGGCCGTCCTCGGCGAGCTGCCGGGGCAGCGTGCCGAACAGCTCGGTGGTGAAGGCGTCCTTGACCGGGGTGGCCAGGTCCAGGACGTGCAGCGGGGCACCGGAGTCGATGACCTTCTTGATGGACTCCAGCACCACCGGGTGGTTGTGCCCGAGGGCCAGCGTGCCCGCGCCGGACAGGCAGTCCAGGTACCGCCGCCCGTCGGCCCCTTCGATGGTCAGCCCGCGTGCCCGTACCGGGACGATGGGCAGGGAGCGCGCGTAGGTGCGGGCGGCCGATTCGCGCAGCGACTGGCGCCGCAGGATTCCTTCGTGCGCGGACGTCGGCGCCACCGGGGCTGGTTCGGTCACGGCCACGGCTTCGGGTCCTCCCGGT
Proteins encoded in this window:
- a CDS encoding diaminobutyrate--2-oxoglutarate transaminase family protein gives rise to the protein MAVTEPAPVAPTSAHEGILRRQSLRESAARTYARSLPIVPVRARGLTIEGADGRRYLDCLSGAGTLALGHNHPVVLESIKKVIDSGAPLHVLDLATPVKDAFTTELFGTLPRQLAEDGRIQFCGPAGTDAVEAALKLVRNATGRAGLLAFTGAYHGMTAGALDVSGGATDVRVTRLPYPYGYRCPFGVGGERGADIAAHWTESLLDDPKSGVPTPAGMIVEPVQGEGGVIPAPDSWMRRMRRITAGRSIPLIADEVQTGVGRTGAFWAVEHSGVVPDVMVMSKAIGGSLPLAVIVYRSGLDVWQPGAHAGTFRGNQLAMAAGAATLAFVRENRLAERAATLGARMLGQLHGLAAAHACIGDVRGRGLMIGVELVVPDAAADVPPPAPALAAAVQRECLERGLIVELGGRHNAVVRLLPPLTITDEQAVAVLDRFADALDAAERASSRTASPHAASSPTTSSAATAFGPSR
- a CDS encoding IucA/IucC family protein, encoding MNPTPVPEAPGADGPPIVPGSVPGSPRPVESTTVPRQHAGGYEDLPAAQPGPAHAEHPDPLDDPDAHRAADAATVENLLRCWARETGLPQPPGRTLRVPLHASGAALLVPVHYWSPTGWHRFGRPTLEGAPPTAPPVDAVTVAALIGRESATPGGDHGAAPAADRGEGADLVGRVADSTRRTAGFIAHRRAHPGPAHDADLFLTAEQSLLLGHPLHPTPKSREGLSDAEAARYAPESCGSFPLHWMAVDRSVLATDSAWTEQGRPRSAGHLTARLAGGDLALPGDTVALPLHPWQARDLQHRPAVAALLSAGLLHDLGPHGEPWHPTSSVRTVHRPGAPAMLKLSLGVRITNSRRENLRKELHRGVEVHRLLRTGLAEEWQAANPGFDIVRDPAWLAVDTQDGEPVPGLDVMLRHNPFGPGDDAVCVAGLTAPRPWPGNLRMRSRLAVIVSRLAARTGRPTGAVAAEWFLRYLDQVVRPVLRLDGTAGVALEAHQQNTLVLLDPDGWPCGGRYRDNQGYYFRESQRAALERRLPGIGTRSDTFVPDDVTDERFAYYLGINNVFGLIGAFGAQRLADERLLLAAFRQFLTTATRLGSPLPARLLESPTLRCKANLLTRLHGLDELVGPVDTQSVYVTIANPLRS